In one Nitrososphaerales archaeon genomic region, the following are encoded:
- a CDS encoding multiprotein bridging factor aMBF1, whose protein sequence is MSARCEICGRAIHGQTVNIEVDGAVFIVCNMCSKLGSPVKVVKKAQPSIQTPSTVKHEFKLELRKDYFKVIKQARERIGLTQEQLSRKINEKLSVIKLLESGKLKPDDILARKIEHTLKVELLVPVEGE, encoded by the coding sequence ATGTCCGCAAGATGTGAAATTTGTGGAAGAGCGATACATGGGCAGACTGTAAATATTGAAGTAGATGGTGCAGTATTCATAGTGTGTAATATGTGCTCGAAATTGGGATCTCCAGTGAAGGTGGTGAAGAAAGCACAGCCCTCGATACAAACCCCTTCCACGGTCAAACATGAGTTTAAATTGGAATTAAGGAAAGATTACTTCAAAGTGATTAAACAGGCACGTGAGAGGATCGGTCTGACACAGGAGCAGTTAAGTCGTAAGATCAATGAAAAACTCTCTGTGATAAAGCTCTTAGAGAGTGGTAAACTTAAGCCTGATGATATACTGGCGAGGAAGATCGAGCATACCCTCAAAGTAGAGCTCTTAGTACCTGTTGAAGGTGAATAA
- the hflX gene encoding GTPase HflX translates to MQKRRSILITYPDQYIIEEALGLADAAGYEVVEVIKQRYLKRAKFGIGPGKAEELKRLVKDLNVDAILFDERLRSVQIYNLTKLTGVEVIDREKLILEIFNRRATTAEAKIQVKMAELRYEMPRAKEKVRLAKMGEQPGFFGLGKYEVDVYYYTIKKRISMLKEKLKEIGRMRVLHRIQRQKLNIPIIALAGYTGVGKTTLFNLLTGEKKEVDKGAFTTLSTYTRATNLFNSKVLISDTVGFISRLPTYMIESFKSTLEELTYANLVLLMLDLSKPSTKLAKEYEDCMKILSELKVSPSRILLVFNKADLVAKEGWDEKLRVIGFEGNYVVISAKTGMGIDELKERIYNSIFKSVRLELTLSQEEALNLAEEIDWLKQNAVVKTLTSDYNLTLIVDGPSWTIDHFQSSYENLVKKRVVKT, encoded by the coding sequence TTGCAGAAGAGAAGAAGTATATTGATCACCTATCCAGATCAGTACATCATCGAAGAAGCTTTGGGATTGGCAGATGCAGCGGGATATGAAGTAGTCGAAGTCATTAAGCAAAGATACCTTAAGAGGGCGAAGTTCGGGATAGGCCCTGGAAAGGCTGAAGAATTGAAAAGGTTGGTGAAGGATCTGAATGTGGATGCCATCTTATTCGATGAAAGGTTAAGATCGGTTCAGATCTATAATCTAACGAAACTTACAGGTGTAGAAGTGATAGATAGAGAGAAACTAATTCTAGAGATATTTAATAGGAGGGCTACCACCGCTGAAGCGAAGATTCAAGTAAAGATGGCCGAACTCAGGTATGAGATGCCTCGGGCGAAGGAGAAGGTCCGATTGGCGAAGATGGGTGAACAACCCGGTTTCTTTGGGTTGGGTAAGTATGAGGTAGATGTGTACTATTATACGATTAAGAAGAGGATTTCGATGCTCAAAGAAAAACTTAAAGAAATCGGTCGAATGAGGGTTTTACATAGAATTCAAAGGCAGAAGTTAAATATCCCGATCATCGCCCTCGCAGGTTATACAGGTGTTGGTAAGACTACACTCTTCAATCTACTAACGGGCGAGAAGAAAGAGGTGGATAAAGGAGCATTTACAACCCTATCCACGTACACAAGAGCGACGAATCTATTCAACTCCAAAGTCCTCATCTCAGATACCGTGGGATTCATCAGTAGGCTACCCACCTACATGATCGAATCTTTCAAATCGACGTTGGAAGAGTTGACCTATGCGAATCTTGTCCTTCTCATGTTAGATCTCAGCAAACCATCTACCAAATTGGCTAAAGAGTACGAGGATTGTATGAAGATACTTTCGGAGCTCAAGGTATCACCTTCACGTATATTACTCGTCTTTAATAAAGCAGACCTTGTCGCAAAAGAAGGCTGGGATGAAAAGTTGAGAGTGATAGGGTTTGAAGGGAACTACGTGGTAATATCTGCTAAAACGGGAATGGGCATCGATGAATTAAAAGAAAGGATATATAATTCGATCTTTAAGTCTGTTAGATTAGAGCTAACTTTAAGTCAGGAGGAAGCTTTAAATCTGGCTGAAGAGATCGATTGGTTGAAACAGAACGCTGTAGTGAAGACTTTAACTTCCGATTATAATCTCACATTGATCGTTGATGGTCCTTCATGGACGATCGATCACTTCCAATCATCTTACGAAAATTTGGTTAAGAAAAGGGTTGTAAAGACTTGA
- a CDS encoding tRNA (cytidine(56)-2'-O)-methyltransferase — protein MKVCVLRLGHRLVRDDRITTHVGLVARAFGANKIWIVNAEEKVKESIDNVTRMWGGEFGVELIDDWRKVIKEWKNRGGLVVHLTMYGIHVDEVINKIRNSGKDILVIVGAEKVPGEVFKISDFNVAIGHQPHSEVAALAIFLDRLFGGEELKRMFNGYKIRVIPSEYGKRVEMVE, from the coding sequence TTGAAGGTCTGTGTATTAAGATTGGGGCATAGATTGGTAAGGGATGATCGCATAACTACCCATGTCGGTTTGGTAGCAAGAGCATTCGGTGCGAACAAAATCTGGATCGTAAATGCTGAGGAAAAGGTCAAGGAGAGTATCGATAATGTGACGAGGATGTGGGGTGGCGAATTCGGTGTGGAATTGATAGATGATTGGAGGAAGGTTATTAAAGAGTGGAAGAATCGTGGAGGTCTCGTGGTTCACTTGACGATGTATGGAATCCATGTGGATGAGGTAATAAATAAGATTAGAAATTCTGGTAAAGATATTCTGGTCATCGTGGGTGCAGAGAAGGTACCGGGAGAAGTCTTTAAGATCAGTGATTTTAATGTAGCTATAGGACATCAACCTCATTCGGAGGTCGCTGCACTCGCCATCTTTCTAGACCGTCTCTTTGGAGGAGAAGAGCTTAAACGTATGTTCAACGGATATAAAATTAGAGTGATACCTTCAGAGTATGGTAAGAGGGTGGAGATGGTAGAATAA
- a CDS encoding transcription factor: MNIEYEDSFVKIASLLGGEDYARVARAVLNNENATDEEIASATGLKINIVRKALYTLFGHSLITGIRVRDQKKSWFVYRWRAQRDQVDSFILTQKRKILNRLKSRLEYENSHQFYSCGTSGCRSMTFEESMEHFFKCPKCGKTMVPMDNSYLKKVLEWKIKQIEAELHQS; encoded by the coding sequence ATGAATATCGAATATGAAGATTCATTCGTGAAGATCGCGAGCCTTTTAGGTGGTGAGGATTATGCACGTGTAGCAAGGGCTGTTCTCAATAATGAAAATGCTACCGATGAAGAAATAGCGAGTGCCACCGGTCTTAAGATCAATATTGTGAGAAAAGCCCTATATACGCTATTCGGACACTCTTTAATAACTGGTATTAGAGTAAGGGATCAGAAGAAGAGCTGGTTCGTCTACAGATGGAGGGCACAGAGGGATCAAGTCGATAGCTTTATTCTCACACAGAAAAGAAAAATTCTAAACAGATTGAAGAGTAGACTAGAGTATGAGAATAGCCATCAATTCTACTCCTGCGGTACATCTGGATGTAGGAGTATGACCTTTGAAGAATCTATGGAACATTTCTTCAAGTGTCCAAAATGTGGCAAAACCATGGTTCCGATGGATAATTCTTATCTAAAGAAAGTTTTGGAGTGGAAGATAAAACAGATTGAAGCAGAATTGCACCAATCTTAA